From the genome of Deltaproteobacteria bacterium, one region includes:
- a CDS encoding ATP-dependent Clp protease adaptor ClpS: protein MSPSRKQQGDVGVAEPKAKAKPKLDRPRLYKVLLHNDDYTPMEFVVLVLREVFAKSDADATAIMLHAHTHGMAVAGVYTFEIAETKVQETLALAEKAAFPLLCTMEPEDAPG, encoded by the coding sequence ATGAGCCCCTCCCGCAAGCAGCAGGGCGACGTGGGCGTCGCCGAGCCGAAGGCCAAGGCGAAGCCCAAGCTCGACCGGCCGCGCCTCTACAAGGTGCTCCTGCACAACGACGACTACACGCCGATGGAGTTCGTGGTCCTGGTCCTGCGGGAGGTCTTCGCCAAGTCCGATGCCGACGCTACGGCAATCATGCTGCACGCGCACACGCACGGCATGGCGGTGGCCGGCGTCTATACCTTCGAGATCGCCGAGACCAAGGTGCAAGAGACCCTGGCGCTCGCGGAGAAGGCGGCGTTCCCGCTGCTGTGCACGATGGAGCCGGAAGACGCGCCGGGATGA